In Hyphomicrobiales bacterium, one genomic interval encodes:
- a CDS encoding NAD(P)-binding protein has product MARSTDALPEREAMEFDVVVVGAGPAGLATAIRLMQLAGEKGQEISVVVLEKGGEVGAHILSGAVIDPIGLDRLIPDWRQKGAPIETPVKEDRFLFLGPAGDMRLPNFAMPPLMNNHGNYIVSLGAVTKWLGEQAEALGVEIFPGFAAAEVLYADDGSVKGVATGDMGIGKDGEPTANFTRGMELHAKYTIIAEGVRGSLAKEIIGKFDLDEGREPQKFGIGLKELWEVAPENHRPGLVQHSFGWPLDSRTGGGSFLYHYGKNLVSVGFVVHLNYKNPHLSPFEEFQRFKTHPAIAPTFSGGKRIAYGARAITEGGWQSVPQLVFPGGALVGCSAGFVNVPRIKGSHNAILSGMMAAEAAFDAIVAGRSGDQLDAYQEAFWHSDIARDLKKVRNVKPLWSRFGTWIGIPLGALDMWINTIIPGGLFTLGHGKPDHAALEPAAKHKPIVYPRPDGVLTFDRLTNVSFSGTNHDEDQPVHLKVRDSDLQKRSELAIFAGPSNRYCPAGVYEWVDDGAGSKRFQINAQNCVHCKTCDIKDPNQNINWTVPQGGEGPVYPGM; this is encoded by the coding sequence ATGGCCAGGAGCACGGACGCGCTGCCCGAGCGCGAGGCGATGGAGTTCGACGTCGTGGTGGTGGGCGCGGGGCCGGCCGGCCTCGCGACCGCGATCCGGCTGATGCAACTCGCGGGCGAGAAGGGGCAGGAAATCTCCGTCGTGGTTCTCGAGAAGGGTGGCGAGGTCGGAGCGCACATACTTTCGGGCGCGGTGATCGATCCGATCGGGCTCGATCGTCTCATCCCGGATTGGAGGCAGAAGGGCGCGCCGATCGAAACGCCTGTCAAGGAGGATCGCTTCCTCTTCCTCGGGCCGGCGGGCGACATGCGATTGCCGAACTTCGCCATGCCGCCGCTCATGAACAACCATGGCAACTACATCGTCTCGCTCGGCGCCGTCACCAAGTGGCTCGGCGAGCAGGCCGAGGCGCTCGGCGTCGAAATCTTCCCGGGCTTTGCCGCAGCCGAGGTGCTCTATGCCGACGACGGCTCGGTCAAGGGCGTCGCGACCGGCGACATGGGGATCGGCAAGGACGGCGAGCCGACGGCCAACTTCACGCGCGGCATGGAATTGCATGCCAAGTACACGATCATCGCCGAAGGCGTGCGCGGCTCTCTCGCCAAGGAGATCATCGGCAAGTTCGATCTCGACGAGGGGCGCGAGCCGCAGAAGTTCGGCATCGGACTCAAGGAACTCTGGGAGGTCGCCCCGGAGAACCACCGCCCGGGCCTCGTCCAGCATTCCTTCGGCTGGCCGCTCGACAGCCGGACGGGCGGTGGCTCGTTCCTCTACCACTATGGGAAAAACCTCGTCTCCGTCGGCTTCGTGGTCCATCTCAACTACAAGAACCCGCACCTGAGCCCGTTCGAGGAGTTCCAGCGCTTCAAAACGCACCCGGCGATCGCCCCGACGTTCTCGGGAGGAAAACGGATCGCCTACGGCGCGCGCGCGATCACGGAGGGCGGATGGCAGTCGGTGCCGCAGCTCGTCTTTCCGGGCGGTGCCCTCGTCGGCTGCTCGGCGGGCTTCGTCAACGTGCCGCGCATCAAGGGCTCGCACAACGCCATCCTCTCCGGGATGATGGCGGCGGAGGCGGCGTTCGATGCGATCGTGGCGGGGCGCTCGGGCGATCAGCTCGATGCCTACCAGGAGGCGTTCTGGCATTCCGACATCGCGCGCGACCTCAAGAAGGTGCGCAACGTCAAGCCGCTCTGGTCGCGTTTCGGCACGTGGATCGGCATTCCGCTCGGCGCCCTCGACATGTGGATCAATACGATCATCCCGGGCGGGCTCTTCACGCTCGGGCACGGCAAGCCGGACCATGCGGCGCTGGAGCCGGCCGCCAAGCACAAGCCGATCGTTTATCCGAGGCCCGATGGCGTCCTGACGTTCGATCGGCTGACGAACGTTTCCTTTTCCGGCACGAACCACGACGAGGACCAGCCGGTGCACCTCAAGGTGCGCGACTCAGACTTGCAGAAGCGGAGCGAACTCGCGATCTTCGCGGGGCCGTCCAACCGCTATTGTCCGGCGGGCGTTTACGAGTGGGTGGACGACGGGGCGGGAAGCAAACGCTTCCAGATCAACGCGCAGAACTGCGTGCACTGCAAGACCTGCGACATCAAGGATCCCAACCAGAACATCAACTGGACGGTACCGCAGGGCGGCGAGGGACCGGTCTATCCGGGGATGTAG
- a CDS encoding pseudouridine synthase: MARPPQPSACARPLLHARRFALARAAPERHRAPMARTILFNKPFDVLSQFTDRLGAEAGTARRTLSDFIPIPGVYPAGRLDRDSEGLLVLTDDGRLQTRLADPRSKTPKTYWVQVEGEPDATDLAALCAGITLKDGPTATARARRIPEPPHLWPRTPPVRFRKSVPDCWLEITITEGRNRQVRRMTAAIGHPTLRLVRFSVGPWTLAGLASGAWRWVDAE; the protein is encoded by the coding sequence ATGGCGCGCCCACCACAGCCGTCCGCATGTGCGCGCCCCCTGCTTCATGCGCGCCGCTTCGCGCTTGCGCGTGCCGCACCGGAGAGGCACCGTGCGCCCATGGCGCGAACGATCCTCTTCAACAAGCCGTTCGACGTGCTCTCGCAGTTCACCGATCGGCTCGGAGCCGAGGCAGGGACCGCCCGTCGCACGCTCTCCGATTTCATTCCCATTCCCGGCGTCTATCCGGCCGGCCGCCTCGACCGCGACAGCGAGGGGCTCCTCGTGCTGACCGACGACGGCCGCCTCCAGACCCGCCTTGCGGACCCGCGCAGCAAGACGCCCAAGACCTATTGGGTGCAGGTCGAGGGCGAGCCCGATGCCACGGACCTCGCCGCGCTATGCGCCGGCATCACCTTGAAGGACGGCCCGACCGCGACCGCCCGTGCACGCCGCATCCCCGAGCCCCCCCACCTCTGGCCTCGCACGCCACCGGTTCGCTTCCGCAAGAGCGTGCCCGACTGCTGGCTCGAAATCACCATCACCGAAGGCCGCAACCGTCAGGTGCGCCGCATGACGGCCGCCATCGGCCATCCGACATTGCGCCTCGTGCGCTTTTCCGTCGGCCCATGGACGCTCGCGGGGCTTGCGAGCGGCGCTTGGCGTTGGGTCGACGCCGAATGA
- a CDS encoding NAD synthetase — protein sequence MSANVVALLYLVSGVLFIMALRGLSSPETSRRGNMLGMAGMAIAILTTLATAGPIDTMSWLLILAGLGVGGGIGAYIAGRIPMTAMPQLVAAFHSLVGLAAVFVAAGALAAPGAFGILDANGAIVGASLFEMALGVAIGAITFTGSVIAFAKLDGRMSGAPIMLPARHLINIALAVAIAVLVWWFISSGSQLAFWLIVAASLALGILIIIPIGGADMPVVVSMLNSYSGWAAAGIGFTLGNTALIIVGALVGSSGAILSYIMCKGMNRSFISVILGGFGGEAVAAADDGVQRTVKRGSAEDAAFLMKNASRVIIVPGYGMAVAQAQHALREMADNLKSEGVEVKYAIHPVAGRMPGHMNVLLAEANVPYDEVFELEDINSDFPQSDVVYVIGANDVTNPAAEDDPSSPIYGMPVLQVWKSGTVLFNKRSLASGYAGIDNPLFYRDNTMMVLGDAKKMTEEIVKALAH from the coding sequence ATGAGCGCCAACGTCGTCGCCCTTCTCTATCTCGTCTCCGGCGTGCTCTTCATCATGGCGCTCCGTGGACTTTCCTCTCCCGAAACGTCGCGCCGCGGCAACATGCTCGGCATGGCCGGCATGGCGATCGCGATCCTGACGACCCTGGCGACAGCCGGTCCGATCGACACGATGTCGTGGCTGCTGATCCTCGCCGGCCTCGGCGTCGGCGGCGGCATCGGCGCCTACATCGCCGGTCGCATACCGATGACGGCGATGCCGCAGTTGGTCGCCGCATTCCACTCCCTGGTCGGCCTCGCCGCGGTGTTCGTTGCCGCCGGCGCGCTCGCGGCACCGGGCGCCTTCGGTATTCTCGATGCGAACGGCGCCATCGTCGGCGCCAGTCTCTTCGAGATGGCCCTCGGCGTGGCCATCGGCGCGATTACTTTCACGGGCTCCGTCATCGCCTTCGCCAAGCTCGACGGTCGCATGTCCGGCGCGCCGATCATGCTGCCGGCCCGCCATCTCATCAACATCGCGCTCGCCGTCGCCATCGCCGTGCTCGTCTGGTGGTTCATCTCGAGTGGCTCGCAGCTCGCCTTCTGGCTGATCGTCGCGGCCTCCCTCGCCCTCGGCATCCTCATCATCATCCCGATCGGCGGCGCCGACATGCCGGTCGTCGTCTCGATGCTGAACTCCTATTCCGGCTGGGCAGCCGCCGGCATCGGCTTCACCCTCGGCAACACGGCGCTCATCATCGTCGGCGCGCTGGTCGGCTCCTCGGGCGCGATTCTCTCCTACATCATGTGCAAGGGCATGAACCGCTCGTTCATCTCCGTCATCCTCGGTGGCTTCGGCGGCGAGGCGGTGGCGGCAGCCGACGACGGCGTGCAGCGCACCGTCAAGCGCGGCTCGGCCGAGGATGCCGCATTCCTCATGAAGAACGCTTCGCGCGTCATCATCGTGCCCGGCTACGGCATGGCGGTCGCCCAGGCCCAGCACGCACTTCGCGAGATGGCAGACAATCTCAAGAGCGAAGGTGTGGAGGTCAAATACGCCATCCACCCCGTCGCCGGCCGCATGCCGGGACACATGAACGTCCTGCTCGCAGAGGCGAACGTGCCTTATGACGAGGTCTTCGAACTCGAGGACATCAACAGCGATTTCCCGCAGTCCGACGTCGTCTACGTGATCGGCGCCAACGATGTGACAAATCCCGCCGCCGAGGACGATCCCTCCTCCCCGATCTATGGTATGCCGGTGCTCCAGGTCTGGAAATCCGGCACCGTGCTGTTCAACAAGCGCTCGCTCGCCTCGGGTTATGCCGGCATCGACAACCCGCTCTTCTATCGCGACAACACCATGATGGTGCTGGGCGATGCCAAGAAGATGACGGAGGAAATCGTCAAGGCGCTGGCGCACTGA
- a CDS encoding NAD(P) transhydrogenase subunit alpha, with the protein MMPRLATLATMVAALVSLAGPALAAGGDQIDPTVYRFGLFVLAIFVGYYVVWSVTPALHTPLMSVTNAISSVIVVGALLAVAVPAITDGSTLARVFGFLALVMASVNIFGGFLVTQRMLAMYKKKEKK; encoded by the coding sequence ATGATGCCCCGCCTCGCCACGCTGGCCACGATGGTTGCAGCGCTCGTATCGCTTGCCGGCCCGGCGCTCGCGGCGGGCGGCGACCAGATCGACCCGACCGTCTATCGCTTCGGTCTTTTCGTCCTCGCCATTTTCGTCGGCTACTACGTGGTCTGGAGCGTGACGCCCGCGCTGCATACGCCGCTTATGTCGGTGACCAACGCGATTTCCTCCGTGATCGTGGTCGGTGCGCTGCTCGCCGTTGCGGTACCCGCCATCACGGACGGCTCCACTCTCGCCCGCGTCTTCGGCTTCCTCGCTCTCGTGATGGCCTCGGTGAACATCTTCGGCGGCTTCCTGGTCACCCAGCGCATGCTCGCCATGTACAAGAAGAAGGAAAAGAAGTGA
- a CDS encoding Re/Si-specific NAD(P)(+) transhydrogenase subunit alpha yields MPTIAVTREGPDEPRVAVTPETAKKLIGLGCKVRVETDAGRRSGFLDQSYREAGADVVGSAGEALAGADILLKVRRPGDGDRAYLKPGTIVAAIVNPFDDRPDLEALAGLGIRTFAMDLMPRITRAQSMDVLSSQSNLAGYKAVVDAAAAFGQAMPMMMTAAGTVPAARVFVMGAGVAGLQAIATARRLGAVVTATDVRPAAKEQVASLGAKFIAVEDEEFKAAETAGGYAKEMSDAYKAKQAALVAGHIAKQDIVVTTALIPGRPAPRLVSRAMVESMHPGAVVFDLAAERGGNCELTVPGQSIVTDNGVTILGPRNVAAGLPVNASSLYAKNLLSFLSLMVGKDKEGVVVDMADEIIKGTLVTDGGAIVHPALVKKEQAA; encoded by the coding sequence ATGCCGACCATCGCCGTGACACGGGAGGGCCCCGACGAGCCCCGCGTCGCCGTCACCCCGGAGACGGCCAAGAAACTGATCGGCCTCGGCTGCAAGGTGCGCGTGGAAACCGACGCCGGGCGCCGCTCTGGCTTTCTCGATCAGAGCTATCGCGAGGCCGGCGCCGATGTCGTCGGCTCGGCCGGCGAAGCGCTCGCGGGCGCCGACATTCTCTTGAAGGTGCGCCGGCCGGGCGATGGCGACCGCGCCTATCTGAAGCCCGGCACCATTGTCGCCGCCATCGTCAATCCGTTCGACGACCGTCCCGACCTCGAAGCCCTCGCCGGCCTCGGCATCCGCACTTTCGCGATGGACCTGATGCCCCGCATCACCCGCGCCCAGTCGATGGACGTGCTCTCCTCCCAGTCGAACCTCGCGGGCTACAAGGCCGTCGTCGATGCCGCCGCCGCGTTCGGCCAGGCCATGCCGATGATGATGACGGCGGCCGGCACCGTGCCCGCCGCCCGTGTCTTCGTCATGGGGGCAGGTGTTGCCGGCCTCCAGGCCATCGCCACCGCCCGCCGCCTCGGCGCGGTCGTCACCGCGACGGACGTGCGCCCCGCCGCCAAGGAGCAGGTCGCCTCGCTCGGCGCCAAGTTCATCGCGGTCGAGGACGAGGAGTTCAAGGCAGCCGAGACCGCCGGCGGTTACGCCAAGGAAATGTCGGACGCCTACAAGGCCAAGCAGGCCGCGCTCGTCGCTGGCCACATCGCCAAGCAGGACATCGTGGTCACCACCGCGCTCATCCCTGGCCGCCCGGCGCCCCGCCTCGTCTCTCGGGCGATGGTCGAGAGCATGCATCCTGGTGCGGTCGTCTTCGACCTCGCCGCCGAGCGGGGTGGCAACTGCGAACTGACCGTTCCGGGCCAGTCGATCGTCACCGACAATGGCGTCACCATCCTCGGGCCGCGCAACGTCGCGGCCGGGCTGCCGGTCAACGCCTCGTCCCTCTATGCCAAGAACCTCCTTTCGTTCCTCTCACTCATGGTCGGCAAGGACAAGGAGGGCGTCGTCGTCGACATGGCCGACGAGATCATCAAGGGCACGCTGGTGACCGATGGCGGCGCCATCGTACACCCGGCCCTCGTCAAGAAGGAGCAGGCCGCATGA
- a CDS encoding aa3-type cytochrome c oxidase subunit IV, whose protein sequence is MDIDNMKGHPAMDYAEHGRTYKGFVSAFVWGTIACVVILVGMAWTLL, encoded by the coding sequence ATGGATATCGACAATATGAAGGGCCATCCGGCCATGGACTACGCGGAGCATGGACGCACCTACAAGGGGTTCGTGAGCGCCTTCGTTTGGGGCACCATAGCCTGCGTCGTAATTCTTGTGGGCATGGCCTGGACGCTACTCTGA
- a CDS encoding bifunctional riboflavin kinase/FAD synthetase codes for MRVLRSYREMPGELAGASLAIGNFDGVHRGHQAVIARARALAAERGRPAGALFFDPHPRRYFNPDRPHITLTPIPLRLDLLAALGLDLAVVLPFDAALAGMPAEAFVADVLAAGLGAGQIVVGADFHFGAGRRGTPALLAELAPRHRLTVSRLEPQGEGGEVFSSSRVRAALAAGDVRAAADVLGYWWCVRGQVVSGAGRGHGLGFPTANIHLAPDQTLAHGIYAVRIRVGAEYFDGAAYLGTRPTFDNGAPVLETFLFAFDRDLYGREIEIEFIAHLRSDRAFENAGALAAQMDRDCSEARRILADLRRNDPMRAYPLGRRHDRLG; via the coding sequence ATGAGAGTCCTTCGCAGCTATCGCGAGATGCCCGGCGAACTGGCCGGCGCGAGCCTCGCCATCGGCAATTTCGATGGCGTCCACCGCGGCCACCAGGCCGTGATCGCCCGGGCGCGCGCCCTTGCCGCCGAGCGCGGACGACCCGCCGGTGCCCTCTTCTTCGACCCCCATCCGCGTCGCTACTTCAACCCGGATCGACCGCACATCACCCTGACTCCGATCCCGCTGCGGCTCGATCTCCTCGCCGCGCTCGGCCTCGACCTCGCGGTCGTTCTGCCATTCGACGCCGCGCTCGCGGGCATGCCCGCCGAGGCCTTCGTTGCCGACGTCCTCGCCGCTGGCCTCGGTGCCGGTCAGATCGTGGTCGGTGCCGACTTCCATTTCGGTGCGGGCCGCCGGGGAACGCCGGCGCTGCTCGCCGAACTCGCCCCTCGGCACCGCCTCACGGTGAGCCGCCTCGAACCGCAGGGCGAAGGTGGTGAGGTCTTTTCGTCGAGCCGGGTACGTGCGGCTCTGGCGGCCGGCGACGTGCGCGCCGCGGCGGACGTTTTGGGCTACTGGTGGTGCGTGCGCGGTCAGGTCGTCTCAGGCGCCGGCCGTGGCCATGGCCTCGGCTTTCCGACCGCGAACATCCACCTCGCGCCGGACCAGACCCTGGCGCACGGCATCTACGCGGTTCGCATCCGCGTCGGCGCTGAGTATTTCGATGGCGCCGCCTATCTCGGCACGCGGCCGACATTCGACAACGGAGCGCCGGTCCTCGAGACGTTCCTCTTCGCCTTCGATCGCGACCTATACGGCCGCGAGATCGAGATCGAGTTCATCGCGCACCTGCGGAGCGACCGCGCATTCGAGAACGCCGGAGCACTCGCCGCGCAGATGGACCGCGACTGCTCCGAAGCCCGCCGCATCCTGGCCGACCTTCGCCGGAACGATCCGATGCGCGCCTATCCCCTCGGCCGCCGTCACGACCGGCTCGGCTGA
- a CDS encoding acyl dehydratase, whose translation MDALVRQGYYFEDLAVGMSAEHRKQVTEADILAFAEVSGDFNPVHIDADYAATTIFKERIAHGILSASLISAIFGMQLPGPGAIYVAQTLNFKAPVRIGDEVVARVELQELFPAKRRAMFRCECAVGETRVLEGEAVLLVPRRP comes from the coding sequence ATGGATGCGTTGGTGAGGCAAGGTTATTATTTCGAGGACCTCGCCGTCGGCATGTCGGCGGAGCACCGAAAGCAGGTCACCGAGGCCGACATCCTCGCGTTCGCCGAAGTCTCGGGCGACTTCAACCCCGTCCATATCGACGCCGACTACGCCGCGACCACCATTTTCAAGGAGCGCATCGCGCACGGCATCCTCTCGGCGAGCCTCATCTCGGCGATATTCGGCATGCAACTGCCGGGACCGGGCGCGATCTATGTCGCCCAGACGCTCAACTTCAAGGCGCCGGTACGCATTGGTGACGAGGTCGTCGCCCGGGTCGAGTTGCAGGAGCTGTTTCCGGCCAAGCGCCGCGCCATGTTCCGCTGCGAATGTGCCGTCGGCGAAACCCGGGTGCTGGAAGGCGAGGCCGTCTTGCTGGTTCCCCGCCGCCCCTGA
- a CDS encoding DUF1013 domain-containing protein gives MNATPLMPKATAVWLVENTSLSFEQIAEFCGLHVLEVRGIADGDVAQGIKGMDPISAGEVTREEIKRAQADPNYRMKISGPKVQIPSVKRKKAPRYTPVSRRQDRPNAILWLVKHHPELLDSQVIRLVGTTKPTIQAIRERTHWNSPNLVAQDPVTLGLCSQIDLDSEVRKAAKRVAAEREAKGGGPAPAGTILPTEETVAPAAPQAPEPEVRKADVMPDADTVFANLGGRSMRPKEDEE, from the coding sequence ATGAATGCCACACCGTTGATGCCCAAGGCGACGGCCGTCTGGCTGGTCGAGAATACCTCGCTCTCCTTCGAGCAGATCGCGGAATTCTGTGGCCTCCATGTGCTCGAGGTGAGGGGAATCGCGGACGGCGACGTGGCGCAGGGCATCAAGGGCATGGATCCGATCTCGGCCGGTGAGGTGACGCGCGAGGAGATCAAGCGCGCCCAGGCCGATCCGAACTACCGGATGAAGATTTCCGGTCCCAAGGTGCAGATCCCGAGCGTCAAGCGCAAGAAGGCGCCGCGCTACACGCCGGTGTCTCGCCGACAGGACCGGCCAAATGCCATTCTCTGGCTCGTCAAGCATCATCCCGAATTGCTCGACAGCCAGGTGATCCGCCTCGTCGGGACGACCAAGCCGACGATCCAGGCGATCCGCGAGCGCACGCACTGGAACTCTCCTAACCTCGTCGCGCAGGATCCGGTGACGCTGGGGTTGTGCAGCCAGATCGATCTCGATTCCGAGGTTCGTAAGGCCGCAAAGCGGGTCGCTGCCGAGCGCGAGGCCAAGGGCGGCGGTCCCGCGCCGGCGGGCACGATCCTGCCGACCGAGGAAACCGTCGCTCCAGCCGCTCCACAAGCGCCCGAACCCGAGGTGCGCAAGGCGGACGTGATGCCAGACGCCGACACGGTTTTCGCAAACCTCGGCGGTCGCTCGATGCGACCCAAGGAAGACGAGGAGTGA